A part of Setaria viridis chromosome 8, Setaria_viridis_v4.0, whole genome shotgun sequence genomic DNA contains:
- the LOC140220304 gene encoding uncharacterized protein, with the protein MASTTAASCRCLSDLPDELLQHILGFVPSREAASTAVPRRWRGLWPMPAGAVNLDTRSSGGEHQAFFRGADAAIAAHGGSVRRLAVHIEDDDGPDSIQDFMSGSSWGKGCHCVNDVLRLPAIRAVEELSIGASYSNLPAAVAANQRCESAMPDDDEGLYDLSMDSIPSEALRVLRITNCSDHYTSNNFHRRSKTISAGGCQRKWSLS; encoded by the coding sequence ATGGCATCGACGACGGCAGCGTCATGCCGCTGCCTGTccgacctccccgacgagctctTGCAGCACATCCTCGGCTTCGTGCCGTCCAGGGAGGCCGCGTCCACCGCCgtgccgcggcggtggcgcgggctcTGGCCCATGCCGGCGGGCGCCGTCAACCTCGACACACGCTCCTCCGGCGGCGAGCACCAGGCCTTCTTCCGCGGCGCCGACGCGGCCATCGCTGCGCACGGCGGGTCCGTGAGGAGGCTCGCTGTCCacatcgaggacgacgacgggccCGATAGCATTCAGGATTTCATGTCCGGATCTTCCTGGGGGAAGGGTTGCCACTGCGTCAACGACGTGCTCCGCCTCCCGGCGATCCGCGCCGTCGAAGAGCTCAGCATCGGGGCCAGCTATTCCAACCTCccggctgccgtcgccgccaaTCAGCGCTGCGAATCGGCGAtgcccgacgacgacgaagggCTTTACGACCTCAGCATGGACTCCATACCATCCGAGGCTCTCCGGGTCCTGCGGATCACCAACTGCAGCGACCACTACACCTCAAACAATTTTCACAGACGGTCAAAAACGATTTCTGCTGGCGGCTGTCAGCGCAAATGGTCTCTGTCCTAG